From the genome of Alkalimarinus coralli:
TCTGGCTCATAGAACTCTTCTTTAATTTGCAGCCAGCTTTTTCCCAGTAACCAGACCATCCCGGCTCCCGCAATCAGCCCGCCTGCATGGGCCATATAAGCGACGCGGGACGCTTCGCCCAACCAGTAGTCATACACTTCTTTGCCTATCCAGACCGGCAGTATGGCAAGCGCAGGGGCAGTAAAATAGTTGAAATAGACTCCAAGAAAATAAAAGAAGCGAATTTTTTGTAGACCAAATATGGCGACATACATCCCCATTAGGCCCGAAATAGAGCCTGAGGCGCCCACCAGTGGTACAAGGCTTTCACCATCAAACATGGCGAAAAAAAGACCGGACAAAACACCACACAACAGGTAAGCAATCAAATATTTGCTTTTCCCCAGGGCGCGTTCAACCGTAAAACCGAGTAAAAACAAGAAAATCATATTGCCCAACAAGTGGCCTATGCCGCCATGCAGGAACTGATACCCTACAAGGTCAGAAAGCTGTATGTCTGCGGGAATCAGACCTAACCGTCGGGAACTAATATTATTGATATAACGATCAACAATATCTGACCTTATTTCTTTCCAGTCATTGTACGTATCGCTGTGCCAAAACAACGAGCCTTCATCAACAAGCATTTTATAAAAGCCAGGATCTAGCAGAATAACATACGCCAACCATTCTGCGTCCCGCTGTTCTATCGCGCTGGCCACATCGCTTGCTAATTCAACCCGATCATCTTGCTTAAGCCTTATCCCTCGCTCCAAATATTCTAAATATACCGGAGCTTCGAGCTGTGCCAGTTCCGCATTCAGATATTGATCAACGGCATCCTCTAACAGATCAGCGTCTTGTGACTGGTACAGAAAAAAAACCAACACATTAATCAGAATAATAGCGAGCGTCATTAAGGGAGGCTTACGCCAATCGAGCT
Proteins encoded in this window:
- a CDS encoding rhomboid family intramembrane serine protease: MLIIPVERQLDWRKPPLMTLAIILINVLVFFLYQSQDADLLEDAVDQYLNAELAQLEAPVYLEYLERGIRLKQDDRVELASDVASAIEQRDAEWLAYVILLDPGFYKMLVDEGSLFWHSDTYNDWKEIRSDIVDRYINNISSRRLGLIPADIQLSDLVGYQFLHGGIGHLLGNMIFLFLLGFTVERALGKSKYLIAYLLCGVLSGLFFAMFDGESLVPLVGASGSISGLMGMYVAIFGLQKIRFFYFLGVYFNYFTAPALAILPVWIGKEVYDYWLGEASRVAYMAHAGGLIAGAGMVWLLGKSWLQIKEEFYEPDETEQDDAFRKSYAQALSLVAQMEFSQAKSRFAALYKQYPDNIGMLEHLYSLEKLDHKGDGYHLHAKQLIEASLKKNLFQLMLDTYKDYLKRVGAESQLDVVFHNKVLYACLRHDDVKEAERAFENLKKHPDISDEVLKEACQVLVQEFKKRQQTMKVNQYQTVMNQL